From Solwaraspora sp. WMMD1047, the proteins below share one genomic window:
- a CDS encoding DoxX family protein → MIPARLTEFVTTLFRVVVGLLFALHGAASLFGIFGGNRGSGEAIAIGTWPGWWAALIQFVGGLLVLLGLGTRVAAIVCSGSMAYAYFVVHQPDGLLPLNNGGELAALFCWSFLVVAALGAGPWSLDAALQRRQPAERAEALSRA, encoded by the coding sequence ATGATCCCTGCCCGTCTGACCGAGTTCGTCACCACCCTGTTCCGGGTGGTCGTCGGTCTCCTGTTCGCCCTGCACGGCGCGGCCTCCCTCTTCGGCATCTTCGGCGGAAACCGGGGTTCTGGCGAGGCCATCGCGATCGGCACCTGGCCCGGCTGGTGGGCCGCCCTGATCCAGTTCGTCGGCGGACTGCTCGTGCTGCTCGGGCTCGGCACCCGAGTCGCGGCCATCGTCTGCTCAGGCTCGATGGCGTACGCCTACTTCGTCGTGCACCAGCCGGACGGGCTGCTGCCGCTGAACAACGGCGGCGAGCTGGCCGCGCTCTTCTGCTGGTCCTTCCTGGTGGTGGCCGCGCTCGGCGCGGGCCCCTGGTCGCTGGACGCGGCACTGCAGCGCCGGCAGCCGGCCGAGCGGGCCGAGGCGCTCAGCCGCGCCTGA
- a CDS encoding VanW family protein, whose translation MSLYGEKKTPADEAPTVQIPRVPADAGRPDLTRAIPRQAQRGPATPPGPGAPLAAPSGSATPFGPATPPGSATPPGPTTGPAGTVDRAGMRDGNAITQVFSLPATDPAGESPAQPAEPLGPATGPGRKRGARRLILAGAAAVAVIAAGSGTASYAYAGEVPRGTTVLGLELGGKSRAEAASALQAELARRAETFGSPVPVRIGEKTGEIIPAEVGLAVDVDATVARSAESNPSPVGRLFGSHEVDPVVTVDPVRLDEKLRAIVGKDGQRMKMPAITFSGTTPKPTYPEPGIDLAEEQSAQAVRDGWLEVGPVEVPLVEKFPATSTEEVDRLVNELAKPAVAAPVRVTTDRGQFSVPPAAIAKSLILTADKTGRIEPRVDEKKLRAALTDQLADVEVKPKEATMSIAGGKPKVLASSGGQQVDTAALSRELLGVLPKADGREVRGTMKTIAPKTTTEDLSKLGVKERVSTFTTNFTGGLSSPRSHNIVQAAKQVDGALVKPGETFSLNKHTGERGYAQGYKDAPVILDGKLVPGVGGGVSQFTTTLFNATYYAGLEDVEHKPHSYYFSRYPAVIESTIFYPNLDFKFRNNTEYGVLLDTSWTGSSITVSVWSTKIWDKVSTVYGPRRNITSPKTVYLEPGPNCIAASGSQGFSQDAFRVFRKDGKEVKREKFSWTYEAEPKFICAKKP comes from the coding sequence GTGAGTCTGTACGGCGAGAAGAAGACGCCCGCCGACGAGGCCCCGACCGTCCAGATCCCGCGCGTACCGGCGGACGCCGGACGGCCGGATCTGACCCGCGCCATCCCCCGGCAGGCCCAGCGCGGCCCGGCCACGCCCCCCGGCCCCGGCGCACCTCTTGCCGCACCCTCCGGGTCCGCCACACCGTTCGGCCCCGCCACGCCCCCCGGTTCCGCCACGCCGCCTGGTCCGACGACCGGTCCGGCGGGCACGGTGGATCGAGCCGGGATGCGCGACGGCAATGCGATCACCCAGGTGTTCAGCCTGCCGGCGACCGACCCGGCCGGGGAGTCGCCGGCCCAGCCCGCCGAGCCACTCGGCCCGGCGACCGGGCCGGGCCGCAAGCGCGGCGCCCGCCGGCTGATCCTGGCCGGCGCCGCCGCCGTCGCCGTCATCGCGGCCGGCAGCGGCACCGCCAGCTACGCGTACGCGGGCGAGGTGCCGCGGGGGACCACGGTGCTCGGCCTGGAGCTGGGCGGCAAGAGCCGCGCGGAGGCGGCCAGCGCGCTCCAGGCCGAGTTGGCCCGGCGCGCCGAGACCTTCGGCTCCCCGGTGCCGGTTCGGATCGGCGAGAAGACCGGCGAGATCATCCCGGCCGAGGTCGGGCTCGCGGTGGACGTCGACGCGACGGTGGCCAGGAGCGCGGAGAGCAACCCCTCCCCGGTCGGGCGGCTGTTCGGCTCGCACGAGGTCGACCCGGTGGTCACCGTCGATCCGGTCCGGCTGGACGAGAAGCTGCGGGCGATCGTCGGCAAGGACGGCCAGCGGATGAAGATGCCGGCGATCACCTTCTCCGGCACGACGCCCAAGCCGACCTACCCCGAGCCGGGCATCGACCTGGCCGAGGAGCAGTCGGCGCAGGCGGTACGGGACGGCTGGCTGGAGGTCGGACCGGTCGAGGTGCCGCTGGTCGAGAAGTTCCCGGCCACCAGCACCGAGGAGGTGGACCGGCTGGTCAACGAGCTGGCGAAGCCGGCGGTGGCCGCCCCGGTGCGGGTGACCACCGACCGCGGCCAGTTCTCGGTGCCGCCGGCCGCGATCGCGAAGAGCCTGATCCTGACCGCCGACAAGACCGGCAGGATCGAGCCGCGGGTGGACGAGAAGAAGCTGCGCGCCGCGCTCACCGACCAGCTCGCCGACGTCGAGGTCAAGCCCAAGGAAGCCACCATGTCGATCGCGGGCGGCAAGCCGAAGGTGCTCGCCAGCAGCGGTGGTCAGCAGGTGGACACGGCGGCGTTGAGCCGCGAACTGCTCGGCGTGCTGCCGAAGGCGGACGGGCGTGAGGTCCGGGGCACGATGAAGACGATCGCCCCGAAGACCACCACGGAGGACCTCTCCAAGCTCGGCGTGAAGGAGCGGGTCTCGACCTTCACCACCAACTTCACCGGCGGGCTCTCCTCGCCGCGCAGCCACAACATCGTGCAGGCGGCCAAGCAGGTGGACGGCGCCCTGGTCAAGCCGGGTGAGACCTTCTCGCTCAACAAGCACACCGGCGAGCGCGGGTACGCCCAGGGCTACAAGGACGCGCCGGTCATCCTCGACGGCAAGCTCGTGCCCGGGGTCGGCGGCGGGGTCTCCCAGTTCACCACCACGCTCTTCAACGCCACGTACTACGCCGGCCTCGAGGACGTCGAGCACAAGCCGCACTCGTACTACTTCAGCCGCTACCCGGCGGTCATCGAGTCGACGATCTTCTACCCGAACCTGGACTTCAAGTTCCGCAACAACACCGAGTACGGGGTGCTGCTCGACACCTCCTGGACGGGCAGTTCGATCACCGTGTCGGTCTGGAGCACCAAAATCTGGGACAAGGTCTCCACGGTTTACGGCCCTCGGCGCAACATCACCAGCCCGAAGACGGTCTACCTGGAACCGGGGCCGAACTGCATCGCGGCCAGCGGCAGCCAGGGCTTCTCCCAGGACGCGTTCCGGGTCTTCCGCAAGGACGGCAAGGAGGTCAAGCGGGAGAAGTTCTCCTGGACCTACGAGGCCGAGCCGAAGTTCATCTGCGCGAAGAAGCCCTAG
- a CDS encoding metalloregulator ArsR/SmtB family transcription factor, which produces MLLGVGDVFKALADSTRRKILDELADRDGQTLFEICSRLAMKHQLTSSRQAISQHLDVLEEAGLIETRREGRFKFHHLNSQPLERIADRWLRRDQREN; this is translated from the coding sequence ATGCTGCTTGGCGTGGGAGATGTCTTCAAAGCTTTGGCGGACTCCACCCGGCGCAAGATCCTCGACGAGCTGGCCGATCGCGACGGCCAGACCCTGTTCGAGATCTGCAGCCGACTGGCCATGAAACACCAGCTCACGTCCTCGCGGCAGGCCATCTCCCAGCACCTCGACGTGCTGGAGGAGGCCGGCCTGATCGAGACCCGACGCGAGGGCCGGTTCAAGTTTCACCATCTCAACAGCCAGCCGCTGGAACGCATCGCCGATCGATGGCTCCGGCGCGACCAACGGGAGAACTGA
- a CDS encoding YbhB/YbcL family Raf kinase inhibitor-like protein — translation MSLERPVAPDPYELLPPVPSFTLTSEDVANGEPMPADFAHHSVGGGNLSPQLAWSDHPAETGSFVVTCYDPDAPTGSGFWHWVLVNLPASVTQLPRGAGSETAAGGFSVRNDYGEQGYGGAAPPAGDRPHRYVFAVHAVDVPALDLTPAATPAVVGFNLAFHTLARAVIRPTYQIKE, via the coding sequence ATGAGCCTGGAACGACCCGTCGCGCCCGATCCGTACGAGCTGCTGCCGCCGGTCCCGTCGTTCACGCTGACCAGCGAGGACGTCGCCAACGGAGAGCCGATGCCGGCCGATTTCGCCCACCACAGCGTGGGTGGCGGGAACCTCTCGCCGCAGCTGGCCTGGTCGGACCACCCCGCCGAAACGGGCAGCTTCGTGGTGACCTGTTACGACCCGGACGCGCCCACCGGCAGCGGCTTCTGGCACTGGGTGCTGGTCAACCTGCCGGCGTCGGTCACCCAACTACCCCGGGGTGCCGGCTCCGAGACGGCCGCGGGTGGGTTCAGCGTCCGCAACGACTACGGCGAGCAGGGGTACGGCGGTGCCGCGCCACCGGCGGGTGACCGCCCGCACCGGTACGTCTTCGCCGTACACGCGGTGGACGTGCCCGCCCTCGACCTGACGCCGGCCGCGACCCCGGCGGTCGTCGGCTTCAACCTGGCCTTCCACACCCTGGCCCGGGCGGTCATCCGCCCCACGTACCAGATCAAGGAGTGA
- a CDS encoding class I SAM-dependent methyltransferase codes for MVEITGDQRVQEEVLEGLATAVNHRRWFVELALPYLGDNPIEIGSGLGYYAMEWAPYLSRFTATEADPDRLIALKERLAGEPKIEVRQMLLPHSERGDYSAAVSYNVLEHIEDHVGALRSMRELVRPGGAIVLIVPAFEFAMGPADIATGHVRRYTKKTMRAALTEAGLTVEKLHYANALGLIGYYMATNVFRLMPKEGPMVKVYDTLVLPVTKWAEQLVRPPFGQSVFAVARVPG; via the coding sequence ATGGTAGAAATAACAGGAGATCAGCGGGTTCAGGAAGAGGTGCTCGAAGGTCTCGCGACCGCGGTCAACCACCGTCGGTGGTTCGTCGAGCTGGCCCTGCCCTATCTCGGCGACAACCCGATCGAGATCGGCAGTGGCCTCGGCTACTACGCCATGGAGTGGGCGCCCTACCTCAGCCGGTTCACGGCCACCGAGGCGGACCCGGACCGGCTGATCGCCCTCAAGGAGCGGCTCGCCGGCGAACCGAAGATCGAGGTACGGCAGATGCTGCTGCCGCACTCGGAGCGCGGTGACTACTCCGCCGCCGTCTCCTACAACGTGCTGGAGCACATCGAGGACCACGTCGGCGCCCTGCGCAGCATGCGGGAGCTGGTCCGGCCGGGCGGCGCGATCGTGCTGATCGTGCCGGCGTTCGAGTTCGCCATGGGCCCGGCCGACATCGCCACCGGCCACGTCCGCCGCTACACCAAGAAGACGATGCGGGCCGCGCTCACCGAGGCCGGGCTGACCGTCGAGAAGCTGCACTACGCCAACGCGCTCGGCCTGATCGGCTACTACATGGCCACCAACGTCTTCCGGCTGATGCCGAAGGAGGGGCCGATGGTGAAGGTCTACGACACCCTCGTGCTCCCGGTCACCAAGTGGGCCGAGCAGCTGGTCCGCCCGCCCTTCGGGCAGTCGGTGTTCGCCGTCGCCCGGGTGCCCGGCTGA
- a CDS encoding zf-HC2 domain-containing protein, with amino-acid sequence MGCEQWREALSAQLDGEESAAERDGIDAHLDGCADCRDWLDGAATVTRLARTSVVTERPDLDLAAAVLAALPPRATQSAGTTPPAGAARGRLVGLLRTGLGVLGGVQLVLGLAQVGGGGAGTHTHANAGLTATAGHLWHESAAWNVAIGAGFLFIAVRRTRPTGLLPTLSAFVAMLVLLSVSDLAAAMVEPARLISHGFVLAGYLIVVALSRPGLDPGQPPTGQRPDRPAWRVRFADPPAAAPPVRLVRRQPTTGLTGQSAGLVEPAGPTWLVEPGGQQRPGAGRSGAAMPAVAGRPPLPGQRTGQRRAA; translated from the coding sequence ATGGGCTGTGAGCAGTGGCGTGAGGCGTTGTCCGCCCAGTTGGACGGCGAGGAGAGTGCCGCCGAACGGGACGGGATCGACGCTCATCTGGATGGCTGCGCGGACTGCCGGGACTGGCTGGACGGCGCGGCGACGGTGACCCGGTTGGCGCGGACCAGCGTGGTGACCGAGCGGCCGGACCTGGACCTGGCCGCGGCGGTGCTCGCGGCGTTGCCGCCGCGCGCCACCCAGTCGGCGGGGACCACCCCGCCGGCCGGTGCCGCCCGCGGCCGGTTGGTCGGACTGCTGCGGACCGGGCTCGGCGTACTGGGCGGGGTGCAGCTCGTGCTGGGTCTGGCTCAGGTGGGCGGGGGCGGCGCCGGGACGCACACCCACGCGAACGCGGGCCTGACGGCGACGGCGGGGCACCTCTGGCACGAGTCGGCCGCCTGGAACGTGGCCATCGGCGCCGGCTTCCTCTTCATCGCCGTCCGCCGGACCCGCCCCACCGGTCTGCTCCCCACCCTCAGCGCGTTCGTCGCGATGCTGGTGCTGCTCTCGGTGAGCGACCTGGCGGCGGCGATGGTCGAGCCGGCCCGCCTGATCAGCCACGGGTTCGTACTGGCCGGCTATCTGATCGTGGTGGCCCTCTCCCGGCCCGGGCTCGACCCCGGGCAGCCGCCGACCGGCCAGCGACCGGACCGGCCGGCCTGGCGGGTGCGGTTCGCCGATCCGCCCGCCGCCGCACCGCCGGTGCGGCTGGTCCGCCGCCAACCGACCACCGGACTCACCGGCCAGTCGGCCGGGCTGGTCGAGCCGGCCGGGCCGACCTGGCTGGTCGAGCCGGGCGGGCAGCAGAGGCCGGGTGCCGGGCGCTCCGGTGCGGCGATGCCGGCCGTGGCCGGGCGGCCGCCGCTGCCCGGTCAACGGACCGGACAGCGGCGCGCCGCCTAG
- a CDS encoding ExeM/NucH family extracellular endonuclease, giving the protein MRSLPVLGVLITSGALSLTSAVPAIAAQPTATPFISEIHYDNAGTDTGEAIEVQAPEGFDLTGWQIVLYNGANGAAYGTRTLSGAVPAAGVVVENYPTDGIQNGAPDGIALVAPDQTVAEFLSYEGTLTAAGGPANGTTSTDIGVAESASTPVGHSLQKIDGAWTAPAAHTFGTRNGGGDPDPDPDPDPVGCDGTASHTIAQVQGTGDATPLAGTRVTVDGVVTGDHRSGGYNGLYLQTAGSGGGRTVAAGTASDGIFVYLTSNSANHPAVAIGDLVRVSGTASEFNGLTQVSIAGQADVRVCEQGVELPSPVALSLPLDAPARESVESMLVAPVGPYAVSEVYNLNRFGEIALTAGDEPATIPTDVARPGTPEAQAVASANRLGRLLIDDGRTTNLASAGLLPPYLSKENPVRVGDAVEAFGRTVLSYGFNEWRLQPTTPVDAETPAADRTTFKVVNPRTPAPVDVGGDLRVASFNVLNYFVHFGGDARGAPDEAGLAKQEAKIVAAISALDADVVALQEIENSIRFDAADPHKALARLVGALNAADGAGTWDYVRNPADLPAAAQQDVITNAIIFKPGAVQLDGPSRSVNDETVWFNAREPIAQTFIAGGVTFSVIANHFKSKSSSDSATGDNADSGDGQGAFNGDRTRQAQALAAFAAQVAADSGSDEVLLLGDFNAYTQEDPAHVLYQAGYADLNDTGRTSYVFSGESGSLDHALASASLAERVTGVDVWQINAHESYAYQYDGVPSYYTADPYRASDHNPIVVGLSTGATGPVDLQLLSINDFHGRLESPGNAPDGRPIGGAAQIAGLVNQLRAENPNTAFVSAGDNIGASTFISAIDDDNPTLDFLNQAGLAVSAVGNHEFDKGMADLTGRVTDRADFPYLGANVYRDGARALPAYAIETLGGVRVGYIGVVTEQTASLVSPDGIAGLEFRDAVAEANAVADQLSDGDDTNGEADVVVLLTHEGAATENIDSAEALASDPVFGRYTRADADIDVIFSGHTHQPYAFLVPVPGTDTSRPVVQAEDYGKRLGKVTLTYDPASDAVTAAVPELVTVVGAPQDPAVATIVAAAKERAQELGQRQLGSITADIRRAYTDGNEDRGKESVLGNFIADVQLAGTSDPGRGGAQIAFMNPGGLRADLVYSPDGVVTYSEAFSVQPFANDVVTKTFTGAEIKQVLEQQWQPAGASRPVLWLGVSDGFYYTYDPTAAQGSRITSMSLNGTPISPTGSYRVTVNSFLAAGGDNFTALAGGTDRTTTGDNDLTMLVNYFAANSPVTADTEPRSAVGQGEPETPECTTTITGRRTTPLVVSSGVTCLDGATVSAKVTVAEGASLIVDGGRINSPIVATAPAWLSVTDAVVSGRIAVTGGERVALAGGTISGPVNVSDVGSFALTGTKVSGLVMVTGSDSVTLTGGTVSGRVIVSESTGPVLVEQGKLTGGLSVTRNTGGVRVDAVTVAGSVNVHDNTGGEAVVVAASSVSGSLYCGGNDPAPVDEDRPNTVKGIATGQCRSL; this is encoded by the coding sequence ATGCGCTCACTCCCCGTGCTGGGCGTGCTCATCACCAGCGGTGCGCTCAGCCTGACAAGTGCCGTGCCGGCCATCGCCGCGCAGCCGACGGCGACGCCGTTCATCAGTGAGATTCATTACGACAACGCCGGCACCGACACCGGCGAGGCCATAGAGGTCCAGGCGCCCGAGGGCTTCGACCTGACGGGTTGGCAGATCGTTCTCTACAACGGTGCGAACGGCGCCGCCTACGGCACGCGTACCCTCTCCGGCGCGGTGCCGGCGGCCGGTGTGGTGGTGGAGAACTACCCGACCGACGGAATCCAGAACGGCGCCCCGGACGGGATCGCGCTCGTCGCTCCGGATCAGACGGTGGCCGAGTTCCTCAGCTACGAGGGGACGCTGACCGCGGCGGGCGGCCCGGCGAACGGCACCACCAGCACCGACATCGGGGTCGCCGAGTCCGCCAGCACCCCGGTCGGCCACTCGCTGCAGAAGATCGACGGTGCCTGGACGGCGCCGGCGGCGCACACCTTCGGCACCCGTAACGGCGGCGGCGACCCCGACCCGGACCCGGATCCCGACCCGGTCGGCTGTGACGGCACCGCCAGCCACACCATCGCGCAGGTGCAGGGCACCGGCGACGCGACCCCGCTGGCCGGCACCCGGGTCACCGTGGACGGCGTGGTCACCGGCGACCACCGCAGCGGCGGCTACAACGGCCTCTACCTGCAGACCGCCGGCAGCGGCGGCGGCCGTACGGTGGCCGCCGGCACCGCCTCGGACGGCATCTTCGTCTACCTGACCAGCAACTCCGCCAACCACCCGGCGGTCGCGATCGGCGACCTGGTCCGGGTCAGCGGCACCGCCAGCGAGTTCAACGGCCTCACCCAGGTCAGCATCGCCGGCCAGGCCGACGTGCGGGTCTGCGAGCAGGGCGTCGAGCTGCCCAGCCCGGTCGCACTCAGCCTGCCGCTGGACGCCCCGGCCCGCGAGTCGGTCGAGTCCATGCTCGTCGCGCCGGTCGGCCCGTACGCCGTCTCCGAGGTCTACAACCTCAACCGGTTCGGTGAGATCGCGCTGACCGCCGGTGACGAGCCGGCCACCATCCCGACCGACGTGGCCCGCCCCGGCACCCCCGAGGCGCAGGCGGTCGCGTCGGCCAACCGGCTCGGCCGGCTGCTGATCGACGACGGTCGAACCACGAACCTGGCCTCCGCCGGGCTGCTGCCGCCGTACCTGTCGAAGGAGAACCCGGTCCGGGTCGGCGACGCCGTCGAGGCGTTCGGCCGCACCGTGCTGTCGTACGGCTTCAACGAGTGGCGGCTGCAGCCGACCACCCCGGTCGACGCGGAGACCCCGGCCGCCGACCGGACCACCTTCAAGGTCGTCAACCCGCGTACGCCGGCACCCGTCGACGTCGGCGGCGACCTGCGGGTGGCCAGCTTCAACGTGCTCAACTACTTCGTCCACTTCGGCGGCGACGCCCGCGGCGCCCCCGACGAGGCCGGCCTGGCCAAGCAGGAGGCGAAGATCGTCGCGGCGATCAGCGCGCTCGACGCCGACGTGGTCGCCCTGCAGGAGATCGAGAACTCGATCCGGTTCGACGCCGCCGACCCGCACAAGGCGCTGGCCCGCCTGGTCGGCGCCCTGAACGCGGCCGACGGCGCCGGCACCTGGGACTACGTCCGCAACCCGGCCGACCTGCCGGCGGCGGCCCAGCAGGACGTCATCACCAACGCGATCATCTTCAAGCCGGGCGCGGTGCAGCTCGACGGCCCGTCCCGGTCGGTGAACGACGAGACGGTCTGGTTCAACGCGCGCGAGCCGATCGCGCAGACCTTCATCGCCGGCGGGGTCACCTTCTCCGTCATCGCCAACCACTTCAAGTCCAAGAGCTCGTCGGACTCGGCGACCGGCGACAACGCCGACAGCGGCGACGGCCAGGGTGCCTTCAACGGCGACCGGACCCGGCAGGCGCAGGCGTTGGCGGCCTTCGCCGCGCAGGTCGCCGCCGACAGCGGCAGCGACGAGGTGCTGCTGCTGGGCGACTTCAACGCGTACACCCAGGAGGACCCGGCGCACGTGCTCTACCAGGCCGGGTACGCCGACCTGAACGACACCGGCCGGACCAGCTACGTCTTCAGCGGCGAGTCCGGATCACTGGACCACGCGCTCGCCTCGGCGTCGCTCGCCGAGCGGGTCACCGGGGTGGACGTCTGGCAGATCAACGCCCACGAGTCGTACGCCTACCAGTACGACGGGGTGCCGTCGTACTACACGGCCGACCCGTACCGGGCCAGCGACCACAACCCGATCGTGGTGGGGCTCAGCACCGGGGCGACCGGCCCGGTGGACCTGCAACTGCTCAGCATCAACGACTTCCACGGCCGGCTGGAGTCGCCGGGCAACGCGCCCGACGGGCGCCCGATCGGCGGCGCCGCCCAGATCGCCGGGCTGGTCAACCAGCTCCGGGCGGAGAACCCGAACACCGCGTTCGTGTCGGCCGGCGACAACATCGGCGCCTCCACCTTCATCTCGGCGATCGACGACGACAACCCGACCCTGGACTTCCTCAACCAGGCCGGGCTGGCCGTCTCGGCGGTCGGCAACCACGAGTTCGACAAGGGGATGGCCGACCTCACCGGCCGGGTGACCGACCGGGCGGACTTCCCGTACCTGGGGGCGAACGTCTACCGCGACGGTGCGCGGGCGCTGCCGGCGTACGCGATCGAGACCCTGGGTGGGGTCCGGGTCGGCTACATCGGCGTGGTGACCGAGCAGACCGCGTCGCTGGTCAGCCCGGACGGCATTGCCGGCCTGGAGTTCCGGGACGCGGTCGCCGAGGCGAACGCGGTGGCCGACCAGCTCTCCGACGGCGACGACACCAACGGCGAGGCCGACGTGGTGGTGCTGCTCACCCACGAGGGGGCGGCCACCGAGAACATCGACTCCGCCGAGGCGCTCGCCAGCGACCCGGTCTTCGGCCGCTACACCCGGGCCGACGCCGACATCGACGTCATCTTCAGCGGCCACACCCACCAGCCGTACGCGTTCCTGGTCCCGGTGCCGGGCACCGACACCTCGCGCCCGGTGGTGCAGGCCGAGGACTACGGCAAGCGGCTCGGCAAGGTCACGCTCACCTACGACCCGGCGTCGGACGCGGTGACCGCGGCCGTACCGGAGCTGGTGACCGTGGTCGGGGCGCCGCAGGACCCGGCGGTGGCCACGATCGTCGCGGCGGCCAAGGAACGCGCCCAGGAGCTGGGTCAGCGTCAGCTCGGCTCGATCACCGCCGACATCCGGCGGGCGTACACGGACGGCAACGAGGACCGGGGCAAGGAGTCGGTGCTCGGCAACTTCATCGCCGACGTGCAGCTCGCCGGCACCAGCGACCCGGGCCGGGGTGGGGCGCAGATCGCGTTCATGAACCCGGGTGGTCTCCGCGCCGACCTGGTCTACAGCCCGGACGGGGTGGTCACCTACTCGGAGGCGTTCTCGGTGCAGCCGTTCGCCAACGACGTGGTGACCAAGACCTTCACCGGCGCCGAGATCAAGCAGGTGTTGGAGCAGCAGTGGCAGCCGGCGGGGGCGTCCCGGCCGGTGCTCTGGCTGGGGGTCTCGGACGGCTTCTACTACACCTACGACCCGACCGCGGCGCAGGGTTCGCGGATCACCTCGATGTCGTTGAACGGCACGCCGATCAGCCCGACCGGCAGTTACCGGGTGACGGTGAACTCGTTCCTGGCGGCCGGCGGTGACAACTTCACCGCGCTGGCCGGCGGGACCGACCGGACCACCACCGGCGACAACGACCTGACCATGCTGGTGAACTACTTCGCGGCGAACTCGCCGGTCACGGCCGACACCGAGCCCCGTTCGGCGGTCGGCCAGGGCGAGCCGGAGACCCCGGAGTGCACCACCACGATCACCGGCCGGCGGACCACGCCGCTGGTGGTCTCCAGCGGAGTGACCTGTTTGGACGGTGCGACGGTGTCGGCGAAGGTGACGGTGGCCGAGGGCGCCTCGCTGATCGTCGACGGTGGTCGGATCAACTCGCCGATCGTCGCGACCGCCCCGGCCTGGCTGTCGGTGACCGACGCGGTCGTGTCCGGCCGGATCGCGGTGACCGGTGGTGAGCGGGTCGCGCTGGCCGGCGGCACCATCTCCGGTCCGGTGAACGTGAGCGACGTCGGGTCGTTCGCGCTGACCGGCACGAAGGTCTCCGGGCTGGTGATGGTGACCGGATCGGATTCGGTGACGCTGACCGGCGGCACCGTCTCCGGGCGGGTCATCGTCTCCGAGTCCACCGGCCCGGTCCTGGTCGAGCAGGGCAAGCTGACCGGCGGCCTCTCGGTCACCCGGAACACCGGCGGCGTCCGGGTCGACGCGGTGACGGTGGCCGGTTCGGTCAACGTGCACGACAACACCGGTGGCGAGGCGGTGGTGGTCGCCGCGAGCAGTGTGAGCGGTTCGCTCTACTGCGGCGGCAACGACCCGGCGCCGGTCGACGAGGACCGGCCGAACACCGTGAAGGGCATCGCCACGGGCCAGTGCCGCAGCCTCTGA
- a CDS encoding VOC family protein produces the protein MRINLTSVFVDDQEKALRFYTEKLGFLPKNDIPMGEFRWLTVVSPDDPDGVELVLEPDAHPAVKPFKEALVGDGIPYNSFAVADVHAEYERLRELGVRFTQEPTDMGPVTTAVLDDTCGNLLQIAHQK, from the coding sequence ATGCGAATCAACCTGACCAGCGTGTTCGTCGACGACCAGGAGAAGGCGCTGCGCTTCTACACCGAGAAGCTCGGCTTCCTACCCAAGAACGACATTCCGATGGGGGAGTTCCGCTGGCTGACCGTGGTGTCGCCGGACGACCCGGACGGCGTCGAGCTGGTCCTGGAGCCCGACGCGCACCCGGCCGTCAAGCCGTTCAAGGAGGCGCTGGTGGGCGACGGCATCCCGTACAACTCGTTCGCCGTGGCGGACGTGCACGCCGAGTACGAGCGGCTGCGGGAGCTCGGCGTGCGCTTCACCCAGGAGCCGACCGACATGGGGCCGGTCACCACCGCCGTCCTCGACGACACCTGCGGCAACCTCCTCCAGATCGCCCACCAGAAGTAG
- a CDS encoding IucA/IucC family C-terminal-domain containing protein, whose translation MFGTDDLPGLAPGLTVADEAGWTPATELVDGTRLPQLLDAARHRWNAAPHAAAALAWKAYTYWLALPAVLGWASARRVPLLRPADVLIHFEDDQPLLTLGLRRCTEVAVLPTDPLALAGRPEVRVVADEAALLAALRESLLDQHLTPMLDSIHDRVRLGSRTLLGSVASGVAHGVLRAADTLPGSSAQHIGALLDALDIGDLIELVPGPTGELTVQRRTCCLAFTLPQPKICAGCCIRPS comes from the coding sequence ATGTTCGGCACCGACGATCTGCCCGGCCTCGCGCCCGGCCTGACCGTGGCGGACGAGGCGGGCTGGACGCCGGCCACCGAGCTGGTCGACGGCACCCGGCTGCCGCAGCTGCTCGATGCCGCCCGGCACCGCTGGAACGCCGCGCCGCACGCGGCCGCCGCGCTGGCCTGGAAGGCGTACACCTATTGGCTGGCGCTGCCGGCGGTGCTGGGCTGGGCGTCCGCCCGGCGGGTCCCGCTGCTGCGCCCCGCCGACGTGCTGATCCACTTCGAGGACGACCAGCCGCTGCTCACCCTGGGCCTGCGCCGCTGCACCGAGGTGGCGGTGTTGCCCACCGACCCGCTGGCGCTGGCCGGGCGGCCGGAGGTGCGGGTGGTCGCCGACGAGGCGGCCCTGCTGGCCGCGCTCCGGGAATCCCTGCTGGACCAGCATCTGACGCCGATGCTGGACTCGATCCACGACCGGGTACGACTCGGCAGCCGCACGCTGCTCGGCTCGGTCGCCTCCGGGGTGGCGCACGGCGTCCTGCGGGCGGCCGACACGCTGCCGGGTTCGTCGGCGCAGCACATCGGCGCCCTGCTCGACGCGCTGGACATCGGCGACCTGATCGAGCTGGTGCCCGGTCCGACCGGCGAGCTGACCGTACAGCGCCGGACCTGCTGCCTCGCCTTCACGCTGCCGCAACCCAAGATCTGCGCCGGCTGCTGCATCCGCCCCTCCTGA